The Phycisphaeraceae bacterium genome includes a window with the following:
- the trpC gene encoding indole-3-glycerol phosphate synthase TrpC, which translates to MNILAEIIAHKRQEIAAAKAAVSFDDIKARAADAEPPRNFFAAVTRPKNTLRVIAEVKKASPSAGVIRDDFDPVAIATAYADNGAAAISCLTDRHYFQGDLAYINQIKAAVSLPVLRKDFIVDPYQVYEARAHGADAILLIAECLGESQLIDLLILATELKLTTLVEVHDLESLVQVKPHLGFPLASYTLLGINNRNLRTMRTDLQHTLDLLREVPDPDLLVSESGIRTHADIQKLALAHVHRVLVGEHLMRQPDPGLALYELIHGTMAGA; encoded by the coding sequence TTGAACATCCTGGCCGAGATCATCGCGCACAAGCGGCAGGAGATCGCCGCCGCCAAGGCCGCCGTGTCGTTTGACGACATCAAGGCCCGCGCCGCCGACGCCGAGCCCCCGCGCAACTTCTTCGCCGCCGTGACCCGGCCCAAGAACACCCTGCGCGTGATCGCCGAGGTCAAGAAAGCCTCGCCCTCGGCCGGCGTGATCCGTGACGACTTCGACCCTGTCGCCATCGCCACCGCGTATGCCGACAACGGCGCCGCCGCCATCTCCTGCTTGACCGATCGCCACTACTTCCAGGGCGACCTGGCCTACATCAACCAGATCAAGGCGGCCGTCTCGCTCCCGGTGCTCCGCAAGGACTTCATCGTCGACCCGTATCAGGTCTACGAGGCCCGGGCCCACGGCGCCGACGCCATCCTGCTCATCGCCGAGTGCCTCGGCGAATCCCAGCTCATCGACCTGCTGATCCTCGCCACCGAACTCAAGCTCACGACCCTCGTCGAGGTCCACGACCTCGAATCGCTCGTGCAGGTCAAACCCCACCTCGGCTTCCCGCTGGCCTCCTATACGCTGCTGGGCATCAACAACCGCAACCTGCGCACCATGCGGACCGACCTCCAGCACACCCTCGACCTGCTCCGCGAAGTGCCCGACCCCGACCTGCTCGTCTCCGAGTCCGGCATCCGCACCCACGCCGACATCCAGAAACTCGCCCTCGCCCACGTCCACCGCGTCCTCGTCGGCGAACACCTCATGCGCCAGCCCGACCCGGGGCTGGCGCTGTATGAGTTGATTCATGGGACGATG
- a CDS encoding metallophosphoesterase family protein: MPRIGLLSDSHGRSTTTRRAVELLVAEGAEVLVHLGDVGTVEVIDALAEVDDEGSPIEAHLVFGNTDWDTGPLARYAEELGVKVDHPAGRIQLEQGSLYFCHGHQPEIMAAGLREGAKYLCHGHTHRTLDEQQGATRVINPGALFRAETYTVALLDSGSDTLRFLTVDEPRSRR; the protein is encoded by the coding sequence GTGCCAAGAATCGGTTTGTTGTCGGATTCTCATGGCCGCTCCACGACCACCCGCCGGGCGGTTGAGTTGCTGGTCGCAGAGGGGGCGGAGGTCTTGGTGCACCTCGGTGACGTGGGAACGGTGGAGGTCATCGACGCGCTGGCGGAGGTGGATGACGAGGGGTCGCCCATCGAGGCTCACCTGGTGTTCGGCAACACCGACTGGGACACGGGCCCACTGGCTCGATACGCCGAGGAACTGGGGGTCAAGGTCGACCACCCGGCGGGGAGGATCCAGCTCGAGCAGGGGTCGCTGTATTTTTGTCATGGGCATCAGCCGGAGATCATGGCGGCGGGGCTCCGAGAGGGGGCGAAGTACCTCTGTCACGGGCACACGCACCGGACACTGGATGAGCAGCAGGGGGCAACGCGGGTCATCAATCCGGGAGCCTTGTTCAGGGCGGAGACTTACACGGTGGCGCTGCTGGACAGCGGTTCGGATACGCTTCGGTTTCTGACGGTGGACGAACCCCGAAGCAGGCGATAG